One window from the genome of Synergistetes bacterium HGW-Synergistetes-1 encodes:
- the xdh gene encoding selenium-dependent xanthine dehydrogenase has protein sequence MYQLNVNGKIQISETNKKLIDFLREDLCLTSVKNGCKEGACGTCMVLIDGRACKACVQELKNISGKNILTVEGLSQREKDVYSYSFSVSGAVQCGFCIPGMVISAKALIDKAPDPTIKEVKEAIKNNICRCTGYKKIEGAILLAAKMFRENIPVSGEHYTGAVGENIPRTDAVSKVLGTAQYAADIKIDGMIYGSAVRTEYPRAVIRSIDISEALKLNGVVGIFTAEDVPGKKKIGHLVKDWDVMIPVGGCTRYVGDALALVAAETPEIMEEAKKLIRVEYEVLKPVTSPAEALAEGTPLIHENGNIMSRVDLKRGNADDVIKNSKHVVTNHYSLPFTEHAFLEPETAVALMEDDGVVRIYSADQGVYQTMRECAEALGLPHEKVRVTAAMIGGGFGGKEDMSVQHHAALLTYLTKRPVKVSLTRAESIKVHPKRHAMEIEMTTACDENGRLTAMKAGIVSDTGAYASLGGPVLQRACTHAAGPYNYQNIDITGTAVYTNNPPAGAFRGFGVTQSCFATECNINRLAEKVGLSPWEFRFKNAIRPGDELPNGQIADDTTALEETLLAVKDEYDKNPGAGISCAMKNAGLGVGVPDFGRCMLRIREGKVHIATSASCIGQGLGTVVTQMVCDVTGLHPELVVHDPADTFFTPDSGNTTASRQTVITGEATRKAAEQLKKDLETTAFAELEGREYYAEFESVTDKMGSDKPHPVSHISYGYATHLVILDEAGKIKKIVAAHDVGKAINPKNVEGQIEGGVVMSMGYALTENYPLKDCVPQAKFGTLGLFRADMVPEIVSIVIGKAKDGFAGGAKGIGEIAAIPGAPAIQLAYCNRDGIFRTSLPLKDTPYSRQEKKNR, from the coding sequence ATGTATCAACTTAATGTTAACGGAAAGATCCAAATATCTGAAACAAACAAAAAACTTATAGATTTTCTGAGGGAGGATCTTTGTCTGACATCTGTAAAGAACGGGTGTAAAGAGGGAGCCTGCGGAACATGCATGGTCCTGATCGACGGAAGGGCATGCAAAGCCTGTGTGCAGGAGCTGAAAAATATCAGCGGAAAAAATATTCTCACTGTTGAAGGGCTTAGTCAAAGGGAAAAAGACGTCTATTCATATTCATTCTCGGTCTCCGGAGCGGTGCAGTGCGGATTCTGCATCCCTGGAATGGTGATAAGCGCCAAGGCCCTTATCGACAAAGCCCCTGACCCGACTATCAAAGAGGTAAAAGAGGCTATAAAAAATAATATATGCCGGTGCACCGGATACAAGAAGATAGAAGGGGCGATCCTGCTCGCAGCCAAAATGTTCAGGGAGAATATCCCGGTGTCCGGAGAACACTACACGGGGGCAGTCGGAGAAAATATTCCGCGCACAGATGCAGTATCCAAAGTATTAGGAACTGCCCAATATGCTGCTGATATCAAAATTGACGGGATGATATACGGTTCAGCTGTCAGGACAGAATATCCGAGAGCGGTCATCAGATCGATAGATATCTCTGAAGCCCTAAAACTTAACGGAGTCGTTGGGATATTTACGGCAGAGGACGTTCCGGGCAAGAAAAAAATAGGGCATCTTGTGAAGGACTGGGATGTAATGATCCCGGTCGGAGGGTGCACCAGATATGTTGGCGACGCTCTTGCGCTTGTTGCTGCGGAGACGCCTGAGATCATGGAGGAAGCAAAAAAACTGATAAGGGTCGAATATGAGGTCTTGAAGCCGGTAACGTCACCGGCCGAAGCACTTGCTGAGGGAACTCCCCTCATACATGAAAACGGAAACATCATGTCGCGCGTTGACCTTAAGAGGGGCAATGCGGACGACGTCATCAAAAATTCAAAGCACGTCGTTACAAACCATTACTCCCTGCCATTTACAGAACATGCATTTCTTGAACCTGAGACTGCCGTGGCATTGATGGAAGATGACGGGGTAGTGAGGATATATTCCGCTGACCAGGGAGTCTACCAGACCATGAGGGAGTGCGCTGAAGCCCTGGGACTGCCGCATGAAAAGGTGAGAGTGACTGCGGCGATGATAGGCGGTGGTTTTGGCGGCAAGGAAGACATGAGTGTCCAGCATCACGCGGCGCTGTTGACGTATCTTACCAAACGTCCGGTAAAGGTTTCCCTTACAAGGGCTGAGAGCATCAAGGTCCATCCCAAAAGACATGCGATGGAGATAGAGATGACCACAGCCTGCGATGAGAATGGTCGGCTCACGGCTATGAAAGCCGGTATAGTCTCAGACACGGGGGCATACGCATCCCTTGGAGGGCCGGTCCTTCAGAGGGCCTGTACCCATGCAGCAGGGCCATACAACTATCAGAACATAGATATAACAGGAACGGCCGTATATACGAACAACCCGCCTGCAGGGGCATTCAGGGGCTTCGGCGTTACTCAGAGCTGTTTTGCTACTGAGTGCAACATAAACCGGCTTGCTGAAAAAGTAGGACTCTCTCCCTGGGAGTTCCGCTTTAAAAATGCGATCAGGCCCGGCGACGAGCTTCCAAATGGACAGATCGCAGATGATACGACAGCGCTTGAAGAGACGTTGCTGGCTGTGAAAGATGAATACGACAAAAATCCCGGTGCAGGGATATCATGTGCGATGAAAAATGCAGGACTTGGGGTAGGTGTTCCTGACTTTGGAAGATGCATGCTCAGGATAAGGGAGGGCAAGGTCCACATAGCCACCAGCGCCTCATGCATCGGGCAGGGGCTGGGCACGGTAGTCACCCAGATGGTCTGTGACGTTACGGGATTGCATCCCGAACTTGTCGTCCACGACCCCGCAGATACCTTCTTTACCCCGGATTCAGGAAATACCACGGCATCACGGCAGACTGTCATTACAGGTGAGGCCACAAGAAAAGCTGCCGAACAGCTGAAAAAAGATCTGGAAACGACCGCTTTTGCTGAGCTGGAAGGACGCGAGTACTATGCGGAGTTTGAGAGCGTAACTGACAAAATGGGATCAGACAAACCGCATCCGGTAAGCCACATATCATACGGATATGCGACCCACCTGGTCATTCTGGATGAAGCCGGAAAGATAAAAAAGATAGTAGCGGCCCATGATGTAGGAAAAGCCATAAATCCCAAAAACGTGGAAGGGCAGATTGAGGGCGGAGTGGTAATGAGCATGGGATACGCTCTTACGGAGAATTATCCGCTCAAGGACTGTGTGCCTCAGGCGAAATTTGGAACACTTGGGCTTTTCAGGGCGGATATGGTACCTGAGATAGTCAGCATAGTTATAGGAAAAGCAAAAGATGGCTTTGCAGGCGGAGCAAAGGGCATAGGGGAGATAGCTGCGATACCGGGAGCCCCTGCCATTCAGCTCGCATACTGCAACAGGGACGGGATCTTCAGGACATCCCTGCCGCTTAAGGATACACCTTACAGCAGGCAAGAAAAGAAAAATAGATAA
- the ygfK gene encoding putative selenate reductase subunit YgfK, protein MSDRMRPISFGKLMEWILSEKERTGSIFGVSSIYRHKGGAFHFLGEKLETPFGPAAGPHTQLAQNLISAYAAGARFFELKTVQTLDGEDLPVSKPCIDARDECYNVEWSTELTVGNAYDEYVKAWFAIKLISEEFQLGAPDGFVFNMSVGYDLQGIKSEKIDRFIEGLKDASGFPIWDECRKWAFANIPDFSNIDVGYIDRISPNICRSITLSTLHGCPPEEIERIASYLIKEKHLNTYVKINPTILVYKLARETMDSIGFGYVSFGDRHFKEDLQLKDAVPMIKRLQAAAENAGLSFGVKLTNTLPVDNPGDIMSGEEMYMSGRSLFPLTARTARLLTKEFDGKLRISWSGGADNTNISDLFNAGIWPITMATTLLKPGGYNRLRQIAETFAGMEKTGDKGVDPDLLDSLIQKSEADEWYRKPIKHRDIFAKEDKLPLTDCFVAPCTEGCPIHQDVPEYISLVGEKKYGEALEVILDKNPLPFITGMICTHRCMASCTRNHYEESVAIRDVKLKAAEEGFKTVIDKVVPARQITGAKAAVVGGGPAGLAAAYFLQRYGIGTTIFEREKEPGGVVRHVIPDFRIDKSAIERDIEIVKNTGAEFILGTKVSSVEELREKGYKYIVIAAGAWKHGELDIKSCKKVNALDFLASYKKDEKKIHLGRNVAVIGGGNTAMDAARAAKRLKGVKKVSIVYRRTAMFMPAEEEELRLAMEDGVIFRELLQPISHKEGKLLCSVMTLGERDASGRRSPVPTLETVMIPADTLIEAVGENVDSDFFCDSNIFVDHKGRAVTCRKSYETNIRGVYVAGDARCGPKTVVEAIADARRVADDIAFKEGLCKRNDPEKNKRDTDRLRLKKGKLIFCGSPEKESERCLECGVLCENCVDVCPNRANISVHAEGASSPQIIHIDDLCNECGNCSAFCPWTGSPYKDKFTYFSREKDLNESKNSGFFDMGKGRFKVRLEGKVFTSSLDPADKKLPKEIAEMIKAARKSIPI, encoded by the coding sequence ATGAGCGATCGAATGAGACCTATTTCCTTTGGAAAACTGATGGAGTGGATACTCTCTGAAAAAGAACGCACCGGGAGCATCTTCGGTGTCAGTTCTATTTACAGGCATAAAGGCGGAGCTTTTCACTTTCTTGGAGAAAAACTCGAAACTCCCTTCGGGCCTGCCGCCGGACCGCATACACAGCTGGCGCAGAATCTCATTTCCGCCTACGCTGCGGGGGCACGTTTCTTTGAACTAAAGACTGTCCAGACTCTGGACGGCGAGGACCTTCCAGTATCAAAGCCCTGTATAGACGCCAGAGACGAATGTTACAACGTCGAATGGTCTACAGAACTGACAGTAGGGAATGCTTATGACGAGTACGTAAAGGCCTGGTTCGCCATCAAGCTGATCTCTGAGGAGTTCCAACTGGGGGCTCCTGATGGCTTTGTCTTCAACATGAGCGTGGGCTATGACCTTCAGGGAATAAAATCTGAAAAGATAGACAGGTTCATAGAGGGACTGAAGGATGCCTCGGGGTTCCCGATATGGGATGAATGCAGGAAATGGGCTTTTGCAAACATCCCTGATTTTTCAAATATCGATGTGGGATATATAGACAGGATATCTCCAAATATCTGCAGGTCTATAACATTATCGACACTGCACGGGTGCCCGCCCGAAGAGATAGAACGGATAGCGTCATACCTTATAAAAGAAAAACATCTTAATACCTATGTCAAGATCAATCCGACCATCCTCGTGTACAAGCTTGCAAGGGAGACCATGGACTCAATAGGGTTCGGATACGTTTCCTTCGGCGACCGCCATTTCAAAGAAGATCTTCAGCTCAAAGACGCAGTACCGATGATAAAACGCCTTCAGGCTGCGGCAGAGAATGCCGGGCTTTCATTTGGAGTAAAGCTGACAAACACTCTCCCGGTAGATAACCCGGGAGACATCATGTCCGGTGAAGAAATGTACATGTCCGGCAGATCCCTTTTTCCTCTGACAGCCAGGACTGCCCGTCTTTTGACAAAGGAATTTGACGGGAAGCTGCGCATTTCCTGGTCCGGAGGGGCAGATAACACAAATATATCTGATCTTTTCAACGCCGGCATCTGGCCCATAACAATGGCTACGACACTTTTGAAACCCGGCGGTTACAACAGGCTCAGGCAGATAGCCGAAACTTTTGCCGGAATGGAAAAGACAGGAGACAAAGGCGTCGATCCTGATCTCCTTGACAGCCTTATCCAAAAGTCTGAAGCGGATGAATGGTACAGGAAGCCTATCAAACACCGGGACATTTTTGCCAAAGAAGATAAATTGCCCCTGACTGACTGCTTTGTCGCGCCATGTACAGAAGGATGTCCTATCCATCAGGACGTGCCGGAATACATCTCCCTTGTCGGTGAGAAAAAGTACGGCGAAGCACTGGAAGTGATACTGGACAAAAACCCGCTTCCATTCATTACAGGAATGATCTGCACGCACAGGTGCATGGCATCCTGCACGAGAAACCACTATGAAGAGTCAGTAGCTATCAGGGACGTTAAGCTCAAGGCAGCCGAAGAGGGTTTTAAAACGGTCATAGATAAAGTCGTACCGGCCAGGCAAATAACAGGAGCAAAGGCAGCGGTGGTAGGCGGAGGACCGGCAGGTCTTGCCGCAGCGTATTTCCTTCAAAGATACGGTATCGGCACCACGATATTTGAACGGGAAAAAGAGCCGGGAGGAGTAGTACGGCATGTGATCCCCGACTTCAGGATAGACAAGAGCGCCATCGAACGGGACATTGAGATCGTAAAGAATACCGGTGCTGAATTTATCCTGGGGACAAAGGTCTCTTCTGTAGAGGAACTCAGGGAAAAGGGCTACAAATACATTGTAATTGCCGCAGGAGCATGGAAGCATGGGGAGCTTGACATAAAAAGTTGCAAAAAGGTCAATGCACTTGATTTCCTTGCCTCGTATAAAAAAGATGAGAAAAAAATACATCTAGGCAGGAATGTGGCCGTTATCGGCGGAGGCAATACGGCAATGGACGCCGCCCGCGCAGCCAAGAGGCTCAAGGGCGTCAAAAAGGTAAGCATAGTATACCGGCGGACAGCCATGTTCATGCCGGCAGAAGAAGAGGAACTCAGACTGGCAATGGAAGACGGTGTGATCTTCAGGGAGCTGCTTCAGCCGATCTCGCACAAAGAGGGAAAACTCCTCTGTTCGGTGATGACCCTGGGTGAGCGAGACGCCTCCGGACGCAGGTCACCGGTGCCTACCCTGGAGACGGTTATGATCCCGGCTGATACTCTTATAGAGGCTGTGGGAGAAAACGTCGATTCGGATTTCTTTTGTGACAGTAATATATTTGTGGACCACAAGGGCCGGGCAGTAACGTGCAGAAAAAGTTATGAGACAAACATCAGGGGCGTTTACGTTGCAGGCGATGCAAGATGCGGCCCAAAAACAGTGGTCGAAGCCATAGCGGATGCCAGGCGTGTCGCAGATGATATCGCATTTAAGGAAGGGCTGTGCAAAAGGAATGATCCTGAAAAAAATAAGCGCGACACTGATCGTCTTCGCTTAAAAAAGGGTAAGCTTATCTTTTGTGGGTCTCCTGAAAAAGAATCTGAACGATGCCTTGAATGCGGAGTTCTCTGTGAGAACTGTGTAGACGTCTGTCCGAACAGAGCCAACATCTCTGTTCACGCAGAGGGGGCATCCTCACCTCAGATAATCCACATAGATGATCTTTGCAACGAGTGCGGCAACTGTTCCGCATTCTGCCCGTGGACAGGATCGCCATACAAAGACAAGTTCACATACTTCTCAAGGGAAAAGGATCTGAACGAAAGCAAAAACAGCGGTTTTTTTGACATGGGAAAAGGCAGATTCAAGGTCAGGCTGGAAGGGAAAGTTTTTACTTCTTCTCTTGATCCTGCAGATAAAAAGCTGCCAAAAGAAATTGCAGAGATGATCAAAGCAGCTCGGAAAAGTATTCCGATCTGA